In Haloarchaeobius litoreus, the following are encoded in one genomic region:
- the hutI gene encoding imidazolonepropionase — MTDLVVYDIAELAVGPGTDEPMETIGNAAVAVDDGEVVAVGDTDGVTDEHPPSAADAAYDAAGQAVLPGFVDPHTHALFAGDRSDEFEAKLRGKTYQELLAEGGGILRTVEAVRTADEDTLLANLRSHLDVMLEHGTTTVEVKSGYGLDTETELRMLRVIGRADEQHPVDVVPTFMGAHAVPQGMDTDDYVDEVVEEQIPAVAEQGIAEFCDVFCEEGVFSVEQSRRVLDAGMEHGLTPKVHAEELAHIGGTELAAEVGATSADHLLHSTEEDVDALVDAGVVPVLLPGTAFGLGAEYADADVLLDVGAPVAIATDFNPNCHSHSMGFAQSLACVGMRMTPAEALRASTVNAAAALDLPARHGTLREGAPADLVVVDAPSFRHVPYQYGVNLVETVWKDGERVQG, encoded by the coding sequence GTGACGGACCTCGTCGTCTACGACATCGCGGAGCTGGCGGTCGGTCCCGGCACGGACGAGCCGATGGAGACCATCGGGAACGCGGCCGTCGCGGTCGATGACGGGGAGGTCGTCGCCGTCGGCGACACCGACGGCGTGACCGACGAGCACCCGCCCTCAGCGGCCGACGCGGCCTACGACGCAGCCGGGCAGGCCGTCCTCCCGGGCTTCGTCGACCCGCACACACACGCGCTGTTCGCGGGGGACCGCTCGGACGAGTTCGAGGCCAAGCTCCGGGGGAAGACCTACCAGGAGCTCCTCGCCGAGGGCGGCGGCATCCTCCGGACGGTCGAGGCGGTCCGGACGGCGGACGAGGACACCCTGCTGGCGAACCTCAGGTCCCACCTCGACGTGATGCTCGAACACGGCACGACGACGGTCGAGGTGAAGTCCGGCTACGGGCTCGACACCGAGACCGAGCTCCGGATGCTCCGGGTCATCGGCCGCGCCGACGAACAGCACCCGGTCGACGTGGTCCCGACGTTCATGGGTGCCCACGCCGTCCCGCAGGGGATGGACACCGACGACTACGTCGACGAGGTGGTCGAGGAGCAGATTCCAGCGGTCGCCGAGCAGGGCATCGCGGAGTTCTGCGACGTGTTCTGCGAGGAGGGCGTGTTCTCCGTCGAACAGTCCCGTCGCGTCCTCGACGCCGGGATGGAGCACGGCCTCACGCCGAAGGTCCACGCCGAGGAACTCGCCCACATCGGCGGGACGGAGCTCGCCGCCGAGGTCGGCGCGACCAGCGCCGACCACCTGCTGCACTCGACCGAGGAGGACGTCGACGCGCTCGTCGACGCCGGCGTCGTCCCCGTCCTGCTCCCCGGCACGGCGTTCGGGCTCGGTGCGGAGTACGCCGACGCCGACGTGCTGCTCGACGTCGGTGCGCCGGTCGCCATCGCGACGGACTTCAACCCGAACTGCCACAGCCACAGCATGGGGTTCGCGCAGTCGCTCGCCTGCGTCGGGATGCGGATGACGCCCGCCGAGGCGCTCCGGGCGAGCACCGTCAACGCGGCTGCGGCGCTGGACCTGCCAGCCCGGCACGGCACGCTCCGCGAGGGCGCACCCGCCGACCTCGTCGTCGTCGACGCGCCGTCGTTCCGACACGTGCCGTACCAGTACGGCGTGAACCTCGTCGAGACCGTCTGGAAGGACGGCGAGCGCGTTCAGGGCTAG
- a CDS encoding MFS transporter: MNWRYAYTALLACTLAFAATMVARLAISPVLPLVVDDFGVSYGVLGLALSGMWAAYALTQFPSGVLGDRYGERRVILAAVGSTGVTAALLALSPSVPVFMVGAVLLGAGAGLHYSVATTFLAKQFDDVGRAIGVHVAGGPMAGLVVPPVAALIGAQFGWRWAIALGVVTAIPVFALFATQVRPTEPVRPDQPMRERLALEPLVELLSRPPIAYTTLLAFLGAFTWQATASFLPSFLDEAGRLTTTEASVLFSLYFLVHGATQPLTGSLSDRFGRDTTTMLTMSSGIVGYSLLVVGASRGAGLPTFAVASVLVGLAMSWGAPIQSRFIDLLGTEERGVGFGLVRTAYMLLGATGSVVVGGVSDITTWLTAFSLLAVVMAVGLATLLVNRTLRLGL; the protein is encoded by the coding sequence GTGAACTGGCGGTACGCATACACTGCACTCCTCGCCTGCACGCTGGCGTTCGCCGCGACGATGGTCGCCCGGCTCGCGATCAGCCCGGTGCTCCCGCTCGTCGTCGACGACTTCGGCGTCAGCTACGGCGTGCTCGGACTCGCGCTCTCGGGGATGTGGGCGGCGTACGCGTTGACGCAGTTCCCCTCGGGCGTACTCGGCGACCGCTACGGCGAGCGCCGGGTCATCCTCGCAGCCGTCGGCTCGACCGGCGTCACCGCCGCGCTGCTCGCGCTGTCACCCTCGGTCCCCGTGTTCATGGTCGGCGCGGTGCTCCTCGGCGCGGGGGCGGGGCTGCACTACTCCGTCGCGACGACGTTCCTCGCGAAGCAGTTCGACGACGTGGGCCGGGCCATCGGCGTCCACGTCGCCGGCGGCCCGATGGCCGGACTGGTCGTCCCGCCCGTGGCCGCCCTCATCGGCGCACAGTTCGGCTGGCGCTGGGCCATCGCGCTCGGGGTCGTCACCGCCATCCCCGTCTTCGCGCTGTTCGCGACGCAGGTCCGCCCGACCGAGCCCGTCCGGCCGGACCAGCCGATGCGCGAGCGGCTCGCCCTGGAGCCGCTGGTCGAACTGCTCTCGCGGCCACCCATCGCGTACACGACGCTGCTGGCCTTCCTCGGCGCGTTCACCTGGCAGGCGACGGCGTCGTTCCTCCCGTCGTTCCTCGACGAGGCCGGACGACTGACGACGACGGAGGCGAGCGTGCTGTTCTCGCTGTACTTCCTCGTCCACGGCGCGACCCAGCCGCTGACCGGCTCGCTCTCGGACCGGTTCGGGCGGGACACGACGACCATGCTGACGATGAGTTCGGGCATCGTCGGCTACTCGCTGCTCGTCGTCGGCGCGAGCCGCGGTGCCGGTCTCCCGACGTTCGCCGTCGCCTCCGTGCTCGTCGGGCTGGCGATGTCCTGGGGCGCGCCCATCCAGTCCCGGTTCATCGACCTGCTCGGGACCGAGGAGCGCGGCGTTGGCTTCGGGCTCGTCCGGACCGCCTACATGCTGCTCGGCGCGACCGGCAGCGTCGTCGTCGGTGGCGTCTCCGACATCACGACCTGGCTGACCGCGTTCTCGCTGCTCGCGGTCGTGATGGCGGTCGGGCTGGCGACGCTGCTGGTGAATCGGACACTGCGGCTGGGCCTGTGA
- a CDS encoding YhjD/YihY/BrkB family envelope integrity protein, with protein sequence MRVSRRRVREIGTAVVHEIRAEKLTFMAGSIAYHAFISILPLLLLVLAVVQRLENVALEASVVSVMQAVLTEQSSDIIQQGLADADASVSLLGVAFLVWGTLRIFRGLDTAFSDIYETERENTFADQLGDGLLLLVTVALAILLASAVGSLLTVSGDGVLATLLRALATSVGLFLVLYPMYYVFPDADVSVVEVVPGTALAAVGITVAQVLFTAFKSGGTGANLVASILVLLTWLYVVGLLVLVGAAVNAVLSNRSRDVDIEPVFGGVERDRTDRVTRASRDELLADLERLATGLEGENATLSVTVGGETVEVEAPEAAVVDEEDGLFGVGGSVGLELRWWPDD encoded by the coding sequence ATGCGAGTCAGTCGCCGCCGGGTCCGGGAGATCGGTACGGCCGTGGTCCACGAGATCAGGGCCGAGAAGCTGACGTTCATGGCCGGCTCCATCGCCTACCACGCGTTCATCTCCATCCTGCCGCTGCTGTTGCTGGTGCTGGCGGTCGTCCAGCGGCTGGAGAACGTCGCGCTGGAGGCGTCCGTGGTGTCGGTGATGCAGGCCGTCCTCACCGAGCAGTCGAGCGACATCATCCAGCAGGGCCTCGCCGACGCCGACGCCTCCGTCTCCCTCCTCGGGGTCGCCTTCCTCGTCTGGGGGACGCTCCGGATCTTCCGCGGGCTCGACACCGCGTTCTCGGACATCTACGAGACCGAACGCGAGAACACGTTCGCCGACCAGCTCGGCGACGGGCTGCTCCTGCTGGTCACCGTCGCCCTGGCCATCCTGCTCGCCAGCGCCGTCGGCAGCCTGCTGACGGTCAGCGGCGACGGGGTGCTCGCAACCCTCCTCCGCGCGCTGGCGACCTCGGTCGGCCTCTTCCTCGTGCTCTACCCGATGTACTACGTCTTCCCCGACGCCGACGTCTCCGTCGTCGAAGTCGTCCCCGGCACCGCGCTGGCGGCGGTCGGTATCACCGTCGCGCAGGTGCTGTTCACCGCGTTCAAGTCGGGCGGGACCGGTGCGAACCTCGTCGCGAGCATCCTCGTCCTGCTGACCTGGCTCTACGTCGTCGGCCTGCTCGTCCTCGTCGGCGCGGCGGTCAACGCCGTGCTCTCGAACCGCTCGCGCGACGTGGACATCGAACCGGTGTTCGGCGGCGTCGAGCGGGACCGCACCGACCGCGTGACCCGAGCGAGCCGCGACGAACTGCTGGCCGACCTGGAGCGGCTCGCGACCGGGCTCGAGGGCGAGAACGCGACGCTCTCCGTGACGGTCGGCGGCGAGACCGTCGAGGTGGAAGCGCCCGAGGCGGCCGTCGTCGACGAGGAGGACGGGCTGTTCGGCGTCGGCGGCTCCGTCGGGCTGGAGCTGCGCTGGTGGCCCGACGACTGA